The DNA window TTCCGTGGCCTCAATGAGTCGTCcgtcatggccgaggtgcagcagaaggaggtccaggacgagaaggagcggaagaaggataTGCAACGGAAGCGTCGCCGAGAGAACACGGTGCGTGtggagatgcagaagaagttggaggcCGAACGCAAGGCAAACAAGACGCAAGACTCCACGGAGAAGGCCAAGTACCTACGTGAAGCCGAACGtgcccagaagaagatccggTCAACCAAGCGTGCTCTGGAGGGAGGCAATGCCCAGGATGAACTTGGGGAGGTCACGCCATTGGCCCCGAACCTTGAGGGCGGCATGACTACCCAATTCCAGATTGGTGGTCGCTCTCCATCGCGCCGCAAGACCGGCGGACGCGCGGGTCCCGTCACGCGCCCGAAGAAGTCCAAGGAGCAGAAGCAAGCGGAGAAGGAcgctgcagaagctgcttGGTGGGGTATGGACGAtgactactactactacgaCGAGGAACCGCAAGAATCGCGAAGAGGCCGCGGGAGGCTTGACAGACCAATGTCGCCGCTGGAGTATGACAGCAAGAGCTACAACCAGGTATACGAGCAAATCTGGCGCGATATTGCTCGCAAGGATATCCCCAAGGTGTACCGCATCAAGACCATATCTCATACGACTCGCCAAGAGAATTTGCGCAAGACGGCTCAGCTGGCCAGCAAGCAGTCTCGGAAGTGGCAGGAACGCACCAACAAGAGCACCAAGGACACTCAGGCTCGTGCCAAGCGGACCATGCGTGAGATGATGTCTTTCTGGAAGCGCAACGAGCGTGAGGAGCGTGACCTGCGCCGCCTGGCAGAGAAACAAGAACTGGAGTCGGCCAAGAAAGCCGAGGCAGAGCGTGAAGCCAACCGACAGAAACGGAAGCTCAACTTCCTCATCTCCCAGACTGAGCTGTACTCTCACTTTATCGGCCGAAAGGTCAAGACTGCGGAGGCAGAAATGACTGGAGATGCAGCCACCGCCGGCACGAACGAGACGATCCAATCGGGCAAGCCGCAGGCACACCAGATTGATCTCCCTGATAGTGTGGCAAATCCCAACGCCAAGGTCACCAACTTCGAGGACTTGGACTttgatgccgaagatgaatCAGTCTTGCAGCAGGCGGCTATGGCCAACGCACAGAACGCCGTGCAGCAGGCACAGGACCGTGCTCGTGCTTTCAACCAGGAACAAGGCCAGGACCAAATGGCTGCTTTCGATGATGGGGAGATGAACTTCCAGAACCCCACCAGTCTGGGTGACATCGAGATCTCACAGCCCAGCATGCTGAACGCCAAGCTGAAGGAATACCAGTTGAAGGGTCTCAACTGGCTTGTCAACTTGTACGAGCAAGGTATTAACGGTATCCTGGCAGACGAGATGGGTCTGGGTAAAaccatccagtccatctCCGTCATGGCCTATCTGGCCGAGTTTCACAACATCTGGGGTCCGTTCTTGGTCATTGCACCCGCTTCCACTCTGCACAACTGGCAACAGGAAATCACCAGGTTCGTCCCGGATATCAAGGTCCTGCCGTATTGGGGCAATGCCAAGGATCGCAAGATTCTTCGCAAGTTCTGGGATCGCAAGCACATCACCTATAACCGCGAGTCCGAATTTCACGTCCTGGTCACCTCTTATCAACTTGTCGTTCTCGACGCGCAGTACTTCCAGAAGGTCAAGTGGCAGTACATGATTCTCGATGAGGCTCAGGCTATCAAGTCTTCTCAGAGTTCTCGGTGGAAGAATCTGTTGCAGTTCCATTGCCGTAACCGTCTTCTGTTGACCGGTACACCCATCCAAAACAACATGCAGGAACTGTGGGCTTTGCTGCATTTCATCATGCCGACCCTGTTTGATTCCCACGACGAGTTCAGTGAATGGTTCTCTAAGGACATTGAGTCCCACGCTCAGAGTAACACCAAGCTCAATGAGGATCAATTGCGCCGTCTTCATATGATTCTGAAGCCTTTTATGCTGCGCCGTGTCAAGAAACACGTCCAGCAAGAACTCGGTGAcaaggtggagaaggatgtTTTCTGTGATCTGACTTACCGCCAACGTGCTCTTTACGCGAACCTGCGGAACCGCGTCAGCATTATCGACCTCATCGAGAAGGCGGCCGTCGGTGACGATACCGATAGCACGACGTTGATGAACCTGGTCATGCAATTCCGCAAGGTTTGCAACCATCCCGACCTGTTCGAACGTGCGGAGACCAAGTCCCCCTACTCAGTCGGCTACTTTGCGGAAACCGCCTCGTTCCTCCGCGAAGGCTACTTTGTTGATGTACGTTACTCGACCAGAAATGTCATTGAGTATGATCTGCCACGACTCCTGTGCAGCTCCGATGGACGCCTGGATGTTCCTGGCCCGAACAACGCCCACGCTGGCTTCCGGGGCAAATACCTTTCTCACTTGATGAACATCTGGACGCCGGAGAACATCCAACAAAGTGCTCGGAACAACGGTGCCTTTTCGTTCCTGCGGTTCGTTGACACCTCCGCTGGGGAAGCCAGCGAGATGGCCCACCTGGGCGTTTTTGAGCGTGCAACCCGCCGGCGTGGCCTTCCCAACCGCTTTTCGCGCCTAAATGCGGTCTATGAAGACGATGAAAAGACCGTTGCACCTCACTCGATGCTGAACATCGTCGACCGTAATGATCGCCAGGCCCTTCAAGACCTTGCCACAGAGGGTCGAATGCGGGACCTGATGACTGTGTCGCGGTCGTCTTTTGAACGACAAGGCCTCGGCTTGATCGAGCCATGTGCTTCTCCAGCCGCCTCCGCGCCCCCGATCACTATCTCCTGCCGGAACCAAGCTTCGTTGCGGGAAACTGCCGACACCCTCTTCAACGCACCTGTTCAGGAAGCGCTCTTTGGCAGTCCTGGTAGACAAGCCGAAGAGTTGATTCTCTCCAACAAGCTCGATCCCGTGCCCTACTCGCTGCCACccattcttcctccgccaCTCTCGTCGAAGGGACGTTACACTCATATCGAAGTGCCTTCCATGCGACGGTTCGTGACAGACTCGGGCAAACTGGCCAAATTGGACGAACTGCTGGGACAGCTCAAGGCGGGCGGGCATCGTGTCCTACTCTACTTCCAGATGACACGCATGATCGACTTGATGGAGGAGTACCTGACTTACCGGAACTACAAGTATTGCCGCCTCGACGGCAGCACGAAGCTAGAGGATCGTCGCGACACCGTGGCGGACTTCCAGTCACAGCCAGAAATCTTTGTGTTCTTATTGTCCACACGTGCCGGTGGTCTTGGTATCAATTTGACTGCGGCCGACACGGTCATCTTCTACGACTCTGACTGGAACCCGACCATCGACTCCCAGGCCATGGACCGCGCTCACCGTCTCGGTCAGACCCGGCAAGTTACGGTATACCGTCTCATCACTCGCGGCACCATCGAAGAGCGGATTCGCAAACGTGCTTtgcagaaggaagaggtgCAACGAGTTGTCATTAGTGGTggtgccgccggcggtgTTGACTTCAACACCCGGAACCGCGAGAACCGCACCAAGGATATTGCCATGTGGCTCgcggatgatgacgaggccgagctcatcgagcagaaggagaaggaggcgcTCGAACGGGGCGAGAATGCTGCTGCTAAGGGCGGGAAAAAGGCCGCCCAGAAACGGAAGCGAGACCTTACGCTGGACGACATGTATCATGAAGGTAAGCTTGCTTGTGGATATTTTTGGCCAATACTGATTGACTTGCTTTTACAGGCGAGGGTAACTTTGACGATCAAAGCGCGAAACCGTCGGGAGCCGCCACTCCCTTGTCGGCAGCTGATGGCATCGAGACCCCGTCGTCCGTTCCTGGCGGGAAACGTGGCCGTGGCCCCGGCAAGGGGAAGGGGACATCCAAGCGTGCCAAGACGATGAATGAACGTCTACGCCTcatcgacggcgatggcggacTCGGTTGAATCGAGTGAACCCTTCTTGTGTTTCAACTACTTTGCAGATGGATGACGGCGTTTTGCTTTTTGCGTGTGGCACTTTTCTATATTACCTGTTCTTTGTTTTCTattctcttcttcttattTTCTCACGGGCAGAACATCTGTACTGCTGTGTATTACCATACAATCTTGACTATTTGAGTGGCAGGAAGATTCATATGAAAGGGGCGTGGTTTCGGTTCGTCAGGTTGATGACTGAGGGGGGTGATGCGATGTGCATGCGGGCAAGAAAAAGATGTGTGTTCGGCGATAGATTTGAAACCACTTTCTGGTCATTGTGTTATCCGGTGGCGGTCTTGGGGagttcttgtttcttcttgtttttcttctatccttgctgcttcttcaaaGCAGGGCACAATAAAATCGGGATTTTACTGGACACTGGAATTAAGGCACTTGGTTGAGATGTA is part of the Penicillium psychrofluorescens genome assembly, chromosome: 4 genome and encodes:
- a CDS encoding uncharacterized protein (ID:PFLUO_006424-T1.cds;~source:funannotate) encodes the protein MTGAPPYNPQSSPSQQQRFPAYSSPSKNHPYYPSNEQQQPPSQQQQQQYPQHPPQTPPGYGPSSIARSPRFSQASPPMPGSLPTPLNGSAPPHPAHPEPSSSQYQSHSTSGTPQLPLPRPFSGSVLPGNGASPYGPPTPHGHPPSGLDTHSQSPSREPESPYRMRGNGAGYGSSMMREARPASPQETKPARAADPMSFASILSGPTDDQSSKKPSPSSAPSAAPAPPAASYDQHPQHHDARGAMFPKLDYRQPHDLDRRMDAPSGPNGFAGPDPIRNDIPSNNLPQRKPFPPGVDLEQINRAMHEIDQTDKSDVEGAGFEADRERYQEKCQKRTLDSSRAEHVRRKRRRNNFLIELGRSFERQAILGSERFRGLNESSVMAEVQQKEVQDEKERKKDMQRKRRRENTVRVEMQKKLEAERKANKTQDSTEKAKYLREAERAQKKIRSTKRALEGGNAQDELGEVTPLAPNLEGGMTTQFQIGGRSPSRRKTGGRAGPVTRPKKSKEQKQAEKDAAEAAWWGMDDDYYYYDEEPQESRRGRGRLDRPMSPLEYDSKSYNQVYEQIWRDIARKDIPKVYRIKTISHTTRQENLRKTAQLASKQSRKWQERTNKSTKDTQARAKRTMREMMSFWKRNEREERDLRRLAEKQELESAKKAEAEREANRQKRKLNFLISQTELYSHFIGRKVKTAEAEMTGDAATAGTNETIQSGKPQAHQIDLPDSVANPNAKVTNFEDLDFDAEDESVLQQAAMANAQNAVQQAQDRARAFNQEQGQDQMAAFDDGEMNFQNPTSLGDIEISQPSMLNAKLKEYQLKGLNWLVNLYEQGINGILADEMGLGKTIQSISVMAYLAEFHNIWGPFLVIAPASTLHNWQQEITRFVPDIKVLPYWGNAKDRKILRKFWDRKHITYNRESEFHVLVTSYQLVVLDAQYFQKVKWQYMILDEAQAIKSSQSSRWKNLLQFHCRNRLLLTGTPIQNNMQELWALLHFIMPTLFDSHDEFSEWFSKDIESHAQSNTKLNEDQLRRLHMILKPFMLRRVKKHVQQELGDKVEKDVFCDLTYRQRALYANLRNRVSIIDLIEKAAVGDDTDSTTLMNLVMQFRKVCNHPDLFERAETKSPYSVGYFAETASFLREGYFVDVRYSTRNVIEYDLPRLLCSSDGRLDVPGPNNAHAGFRGKYLSHLMNIWTPENIQQSARNNGAFSFLRFVDTSAGEASEMAHLGVFERATRRRGLPNRFSRLNAVYEDDEKTVAPHSMLNIVDRNDRQALQDLATEGRMRDLMTVSRSSFERQGLGLIEPCASPAASAPPITISCRNQASLRETADTLFNAPVQEALFGSPGRQAEELILSNKLDPVPYSLPPILPPPLSSKGRYTHIEVPSMRRFVTDSGKLAKLDELLGQLKAGGHRVLLYFQMTRMIDLMEEYLTYRNYKYCRLDGSTKLEDRRDTVADFQSQPEIFVFLLSTRAGGLGINLTAADTVIFYDSDWNPTIDSQAMDRAHRLGQTRQVTVYRLITRGTIEERIRKRALQKEEVQRVVISGGAAGGVDFNTRNRENRTKDIAMWLADDDEAELIEQKEKEALERGENAAAKGGKKAAQKRKRDLTLDDMYHEGEGNFDDQSAKPSGAATPLSAADGIETPSSVPGGKRGRGPGKGKGTSKRAKTMNERLRLIDGDGGLG